In candidate division KSB1 bacterium, one DNA window encodes the following:
- a CDS encoding NAD-binding protein, translating into MAEFMTDTDNLRIGVFVCECGLNIAGSVDCKAVSDYAATLPGVVFSCVNRYTCADPGQQEIKRNIVEHKLNRVVVASCTPRMHEPTFRNCVAEVGLNPYLFEMANIREHCSWVHLYDRAAATEKAKDIVKTSVARARHLSAQHELEVPVERKALVIGGGVAGIEAALDLADTGYQVYLVERQPSIGGIMAQLDKTYPTMDCSI; encoded by the coding sequence ATGGCAGAATTCATGACCGATACGGATAACTTGAGGATCGGGGTGTTTGTCTGCGAGTGCGGGCTGAACATCGCTGGCTCGGTGGATTGCAAGGCGGTGAGCGATTATGCCGCCACCCTGCCTGGCGTAGTGTTCTCCTGCGTCAATCGCTACACCTGTGCCGATCCGGGTCAGCAGGAGATCAAGCGCAATATTGTCGAGCACAAGCTGAATCGGGTGGTGGTGGCATCCTGTACGCCTCGAATGCACGAGCCGACCTTTCGGAACTGCGTGGCTGAGGTGGGGTTGAATCCCTACCTGTTCGAGATGGCCAACATCCGTGAACATTGTAGCTGGGTGCATTTGTACGATCGAGCGGCGGCGACCGAAAAGGCCAAGGATATCGTGAAAACCTCGGTGGCACGGGCTCGCCACCTATCAGCCCAGCACGAATTGGAAGTGCCTGTAGAACGCAAAGCGCTGGTCATTGGCGGCGGTGTGGCAGGCATTGAGGCGGCGCTCGATCTAGCCGATACGGGCTATCAGGTCTATCTGGTGGAACGACAACCGTCCATTGGTGGGATTATGGCGCAGCTCGATAAGACCTATCCCACAATGGACTGCTCGATATGA